The Sphingorhabdus sp. Alg231-15 genome has a segment encoding these proteins:
- a CDS encoding response regulator transcription factor, translated as MSHFTAVIADDHAIVRSGLKAALENERLVDGHVIRVVAEAANGLDAIAEVKQHRPDILVLDVSMPMAGGVEVLVETRRWSPDTQIIVFTGISAMGKVSELVEAGVDGLFSKAEDNQGLYQQVPMILQGGRYISPFFTDILEKAPERSALTDRERQILNLIVAGQSNKEISGHLGISAKTVDRHRTNLMQKLDVHSVAQLIAYSLREGLIDPAAEI; from the coding sequence ATGAGCCACTTTACCGCCGTTATTGCCGACGATCATGCGATCGTCCGTTCGGGATTGAAAGCCGCGTTGGAAAACGAACGGCTTGTTGACGGACATGTTATAAGGGTGGTGGCCGAAGCCGCTAATGGCCTGGATGCCATTGCGGAAGTCAAACAACATCGCCCTGATATACTTGTTCTTGATGTGTCGATGCCAATGGCGGGCGGTGTTGAGGTGCTTGTCGAAACACGGCGCTGGTCGCCTGATACTCAGATCATCGTGTTCACCGGCATATCCGCAATGGGAAAAGTCAGCGAGCTGGTCGAGGCCGGGGTTGATGGCCTGTTTTCCAAGGCGGAAGACAATCAGGGACTTTATCAGCAAGTTCCGATGATCCTTCAGGGCGGCCGATATATTTCGCCCTTTTTTACCGATATTTTGGAGAAGGCTCCGGAGCGGAGCGCTCTGACTGACCGGGAACGGCAAATATTGAACCTGATTGTCGCAGGACAATCCAACAAGGAGATTTCCGGGCACCTTGGTATCAGCGCCAAGACCGTGGACCGCCATCGCACCAATCTCATGCAGAAACTGGACGTCCATTCGGTCGCGCAACTGATTGCCTATTCCCTGCGCGAGGGATTGATCGACCCCGCGGCGGAAATCTGA
- the folK gene encoding 2-amino-4-hydroxy-6-hydroxymethyldihydropteridine diphosphokinase, translating to MPDTRFLIALGSNQRHVRHGPPRAVLNAALTKLAQQGLTVLKYSSTIASRPVGPSSRAYANAAAIIETGLDPVDLLNLLKTIESHFGARRGQAWSRRVLDLDIILWSEGPFSSADPELTIPHPLLRERPFVLRPSVEIAPDWRDPVTGLTIAQIASRQGL from the coding sequence TTGCCCGATACCCGCTTCCTGATCGCCCTGGGGTCCAATCAACGTCATGTGCGCCATGGCCCGCCGCGCGCTGTTTTGAATGCTGCTTTGACAAAACTAGCGCAGCAAGGCCTGACAGTCCTCAAATATTCTTCCACTATAGCGTCGAGGCCTGTTGGACCATCTAGTCGCGCTTATGCAAATGCGGCTGCAATCATCGAAACGGGGCTTGATCCGGTCGACTTGCTCAATCTGCTAAAAACTATCGAATCGCATTTTGGAGCTCGTCGCGGGCAAGCCTGGTCTCGCAGAGTTCTAGACCTGGATATTATTTTGTGGAGCGAAGGCCCGTTTTCGAGCGCGGATCCTGAGCTGACAATTCCTCATCCTTTGTTGCGGGAACGCCCCTTTGTTTTACGTCCAAGCGTCGAAATTGCGCCAGATTGGCGTGATCCAGTAACCGGTCTGACGATTGCACAAATTGCTTCGCGCCAAGGCCTGTGA
- a CDS encoding superoxide dismutase family protein, which produces MGGRQLSCIGKGATSVGLILSLAACGGNGAGSELEPAESIARASLIGADQTQYGEVIIGEGDGGLLVQIKAEGLSPGPRGVHIHEVGKCVGPDFKSAGGHWNPTQKEHGFDNPKGAHMGDFFNLEIGDDGTGSVEATIEEASLKEGPNALMDADGAAFVVHAGPDDLKTDPSGESGGRVACGVFEIQRFEPAQ; this is translated from the coding sequence ATGGGCGGTCGACAATTGAGTTGCATTGGCAAAGGAGCAACGTCGGTCGGATTGATCTTGTCATTGGCTGCCTGTGGTGGAAATGGCGCAGGATCCGAGCTTGAACCCGCTGAAAGCATCGCACGCGCCAGCCTGATAGGTGCGGATCAGACGCAATATGGCGAAGTGATCATCGGCGAGGGCGACGGTGGTCTGCTCGTACAAATAAAAGCCGAAGGCCTCTCGCCAGGCCCGCGGGGCGTTCATATCCACGAAGTTGGCAAATGCGTAGGGCCGGATTTCAAATCGGCCGGCGGTCATTGGAACCCGACCCAGAAAGAACATGGATTTGATAATCCCAAAGGTGCTCATATGGGTGACTTTTTTAATCTGGAAATCGGTGATGATGGAACTGGCTCTGTCGAAGCCACCATTGAGGAAGCGAGTTTGAAAGAGGGGCCGAATGCGTTGATGGATGCGGACGGCGCTGCGTTTGTGGTGCATGCTGGGCCAGATGACTTGAAGACGGATCCATCCGGCGAAAGTGGTGGCCGGGTTGCTTGTGGTGTCTTTGAAATTCAAAGGTTTGAACCAGCACAATAA
- a CDS encoding arsenate reductase/protein-tyrosine-phosphatase family protein gives MAISVLFVCMGNICRSPLAEAALRQECARVGKSLIVDSAGTHDWHAGQPPDERAQAVGKKNGAPLDHLRARALRTADFRDFDHIIALDNENMVNLLAKQPADGSAQLSLLLDHVEGRAGEDVADPYYEADTAFDETWDDVSAAAKALVIKLS, from the coding sequence ATGGCTATTTCAGTTCTTTTCGTCTGCATGGGTAATATTTGTCGTTCGCCTTTAGCTGAAGCGGCGTTACGTCAAGAATGCGCACGTGTGGGCAAATCTTTGATTGTCGATTCTGCTGGCACTCATGATTGGCACGCGGGGCAGCCGCCGGATGAACGTGCGCAAGCGGTCGGGAAGAAAAACGGGGCACCACTCGACCATCTGCGCGCTCGCGCGTTGCGCACAGCCGATTTTCGAGATTTCGATCATATCATTGCATTGGATAATGAGAATATGGTCAACCTCTTGGCGAAACAGCCGGCTGATGGTTCTGCTCAATTATCGCTTTTGCTGGATCATGTCGAAGGCCGCGCCGGCGAAGACGTCGCTGATCCCTACTATGAAGCGGATACCGCATTTGACGAGACCTGGGATGATGTATCGGCGGCGGCCAAAGCGCTGGTGATAAAATTGTCGTAA
- a CDS encoding Bax inhibitor-1/YccA family protein, with protein MAWPDPRATMSRTPVGTTPQSDVAYDAGLRSYMLKVYNYMASGVLLTGIVAMLFASSGMAAEIMFGGGPLKWLIILSPLAIVFAMSFGQNKFSTFTLQAMFWGFATLMGLSMSTIFLVYTGASIAQTFFATSAAFLGLSLFGYTTKKDLSGWGSFLIMGVIGLLVAMVINIFLQSTMMHFVISAIGVLVFAGLTAYDTQRIKSMYAYVAGTDMVGKVIIMSALNLYLDFINMFQFLLSFMGSQD; from the coding sequence ATGGCTTGGCCTGACCCACGAGCGACAATGTCGCGTACACCTGTTGGCACGACGCCACAATCTGACGTCGCTTATGACGCCGGACTGCGTTCTTACATGCTCAAAGTATATAACTACATGGCGAGCGGTGTTCTGCTTACTGGTATTGTTGCGATGCTGTTTGCCAGCTCCGGAATGGCGGCAGAGATTATGTTTGGTGGTGGACCACTGAAATGGCTTATCATCTTGTCTCCGCTGGCGATTGTTTTTGCCATGAGCTTTGGACAGAATAAATTTTCAACATTTACGCTGCAGGCGATGTTCTGGGGCTTTGCGACCTTGATGGGTCTGTCCATGTCGACAATTTTTCTCGTTTATACCGGTGCTTCGATTGCTCAGACTTTCTTTGCAACATCGGCGGCTTTCTTGGGTCTTAGCCTGTTCGGTTATACGACAAAGAAAGATTTGTCTGGCTGGGGCAGCTTCCTGATCATGGGCGTAATTGGCTTGCTGGTAGCGATGGTCATCAACATCTTCTTGCAGTCAACAATGATGCATTTTGTAATCAGTGCAATCGGTGTTCTAGTCTTCGCAGGCCTGACGGCATATGATACGCAGCGGATCAAGAGCATGTATGCTTATGTTGCCGGTACCGATATGGTCGGAAAGGTCATCATCATGAGTGCGCTCAATCTGTATCTGGACTTTATCAATATGTTCCAATTCCTGCTCAGCTTCATGGGCAGCCAGGACTAA
- a CDS encoding glutathione S-transferase N-terminal domain-containing protein, giving the protein MSSSPLTFYTNPMSRGQIARWALHEAGADYDQQIIEYDGKMKSADYLAVNPMGKVPAIVHNGKTVTECAAICAYLADTFPDAGLAPKSEERADYYRWLFFAAGPIEQAVMDRNLGLSLTAEQERSAGYGNYDRAMDVLDEMLQSRSYVCGDRFTMADVYVGSQVDWGLQFKSFPERDSFVAYSERLRARDAYKESKAVDAALMPES; this is encoded by the coding sequence ATGTCTTCGTCCCCCCTCACCTTCTACACCAACCCGATGTCTCGTGGTCAAATTGCGCGATGGGCACTGCATGAGGCCGGAGCCGACTATGATCAGCAGATCATTGAATATGACGGCAAGATGAAGTCCGCAGATTACCTTGCGGTCAATCCGATGGGTAAGGTTCCTGCTATTGTACATAACGGAAAAACGGTGACGGAATGCGCTGCGATCTGTGCCTACTTGGCCGATACTTTCCCAGATGCAGGCCTTGCGCCCAAGTCGGAAGAACGCGCTGACTATTATCGCTGGCTTTTCTTCGCCGCAGGACCGATCGAACAAGCAGTGATGGACCGAAATCTCGGATTGTCACTAACTGCAGAACAAGAGCGTTCGGCGGGTTATGGCAACTACGATCGTGCCATGGATGTACTTGATGAAATGCTGCAATCTCGCAGTTATGTCTGCGGCGATCGCTTCACAATGGCGGATGTCTATGTTGGATCGCAGGTCGATTGGGGCCTCCAGTTCAAAAGCTTTCCCGAGAGAGATAGCTTTGTCGCTTATTCCGAGCGATTAAGGGCACGCGATGCATATAAGGAATCAAAGGCAGTGGACGCTGCACTGATGCCAGAAAGCTAG
- a CDS encoding DUF3047 domain-containing protein, whose amino-acid sequence MRKTIIISTAIMLAASPEIAAAQNAGVQRISNFASGAAGWRSVKIDKKVPATKFTAKRIQGVPAIEAYARMSMALFTRPVMVNLTKTPVLCWRWQVDDVVRTANIAKKSGDDQAARIYIGLNLPNSSISLGTRAKLALARTRGGNAIPDGAINYVWDNRFPVGTARNNVYTKQAKIIVAQSGAAQAGTWVNERRNLAADIQKQFKTSKAKVTSIAISSDTDNSGETVTAAFADIHLVPAGSKCQYR is encoded by the coding sequence ATGCGCAAAACCATCATCATCAGCACTGCAATCATGCTGGCAGCATCGCCCGAAATAGCGGCAGCGCAAAACGCCGGGGTCCAGAGGATCAGCAATTTTGCTAGCGGCGCCGCAGGATGGCGCAGCGTGAAAATTGATAAGAAAGTACCAGCCACCAAATTTACTGCTAAACGAATTCAAGGCGTGCCAGCCATCGAGGCTTATGCCCGTATGAGCATGGCTTTGTTCACCCGGCCGGTGATGGTCAATCTCACTAAAACCCCCGTGCTGTGCTGGCGCTGGCAGGTCGATGACGTTGTACGAACGGCAAATATCGCCAAGAAGTCAGGTGATGATCAAGCAGCGCGGATTTACATAGGCCTGAACTTACCCAATAGTTCGATCTCGCTTGGCACTCGTGCCAAGCTTGCATTGGCGCGGACGCGGGGTGGCAACGCGATACCCGATGGTGCGATAAACTATGTTTGGGACAACCGCTTTCCTGTCGGAACAGCTCGGAACAATGTCTATACAAAGCAGGCAAAAATCATTGTTGCACAAAGCGGGGCTGCACAGGCTGGAACCTGGGTAAACGAACGCCGCAATCTTGCTGCCGATATCCAAAAGCAGTTCAAAACCAGCAAAGCGAAAGTCACGTCGATTGCCATATCCAGCGATACTGACAACAGCGGAGAGACCGTTACAGCAGCATTTGCCGATATCCATTTGGTCCCGGCAGGTTCCAAATGTCAGTATAGATAA
- a CDS encoding DUF547 domain-containing protein: protein MLFRLFLSFIALSVSSNAWAAHDHSGWDVLLKRNVVVTGGGTSSKVNYTRFKADRAKLKTYLDSTSSVSQTTFNRWSKNDQLAFLINTYNAWTVELILSEYPNLKSIKDLGSIIRSPWKQKFIPLFGKTVSLDHIEHSLIRGSGRYNEPRIHFAVNCASIGCPALRKNAYRGSTLPAQLNAATKDFLRDRSRNRLKGGRLEVSSIFKWYRGDFENGWRGAKDLNQFLAIYANALGLTKGQQAALRSGKMNVSFLSYDWRLNRT, encoded by the coding sequence ATGCTGTTCCGGCTATTTCTATCCTTCATCGCTCTATCCGTATCCAGCAACGCATGGGCAGCGCATGATCATTCCGGCTGGGATGTCTTGCTGAAACGCAATGTCGTGGTCACCGGTGGCGGGACATCATCCAAAGTCAACTATACGCGGTTCAAAGCAGATCGAGCGAAACTGAAAACCTATCTCGATTCCACATCTTCGGTCAGCCAGACAACCTTCAACAGATGGTCCAAAAACGATCAGCTCGCCTTTCTGATCAATACCTATAACGCTTGGACGGTTGAACTCATCCTGTCCGAATACCCAAATCTAAAGTCAATCAAGGATCTCGGTTCTATCATCCGCTCTCCTTGGAAACAGAAATTCATTCCGCTGTTCGGCAAGACCGTATCGTTGGATCATATCGAACATTCGCTAATCCGTGGCAGCGGTCGCTATAACGAACCACGCATCCATTTCGCCGTGAACTGCGCCAGTATTGGCTGCCCGGCGTTGCGCAAAAATGCCTACCGAGGCAGCACCCTGCCCGCACAGCTTAACGCTGCCACTAAAGACTTTTTGCGGGACCGCAGCCGCAATCGTTTGAAAGGTGGGCGGCTAGAGGTTTCCAGCATTTTCAAATGGTATCGCGGAGATTTTGAGAATGGCTGGCGTGGTGCGAAAGACCTCAACCAGTTTCTTGCCATCTACGCTAATGCTCTGGGCCTGACAAAGGGGCAGCAAGCCGCATTAAGATCGGGCAAAATGAACGTCAGTTTTTTAAGTTATGATTGGCGCCTGAACCGCACTTGA
- a CDS encoding EthD family reductase — protein sequence MIKQFFLISKKPELSAEEFRCYYEANHVPLIKRLLPMFARYRRHYLDHGNSTFRADQAAPNFDVMTEIWFARPADFDAFIERVSDPSVIAEIRADEANFLISDATRSLRVETVE from the coding sequence ATGATAAAGCAGTTTTTCCTGATCTCGAAAAAACCGGAGCTCTCGGCTGAAGAATTTCGTTGCTATTATGAAGCCAATCACGTGCCCCTGATCAAGCGCCTGTTGCCGATGTTTGCTCGCTATCGGCGGCACTATCTGGATCATGGCAACTCCACTTTCAGAGCGGACCAAGCAGCGCCGAATTTTGATGTGATGACCGAAATTTGGTTTGCGCGGCCAGCAGACTTCGACGCCTTTATCGAACGAGTCTCCGATCCTTCGGTAATCGCCGAAATTCGCGCCGACGAGGCCAACTTTCTGATCAGCGATGCCACCCGTTCGTTGCGAGTGGAGACGGTGGAGTAG
- a CDS encoding WYL domain-containing protein: MRRADRLFQIVQYLRGGRLVTAAMLAERLEVSERTIYRDIADLQSTGVPIDGEAGIGYIMRSGFDLPPLMFTREEIVALVTGARMVRAWGGTAMRTAAEEALVKIETVLPEKERDRVGGTKIFAPEMGLGEQTRNVIDRCEAAIEARDILSFDYHDEEGAATSRNVQPLGLWFWGKTWTLVAWCELRDDFRMFRLDRMEKLTKTGTTFTPAPERSLAEILRQIEGKYGKQV; encoded by the coding sequence ATGCGCAGAGCCGACCGCCTCTTTCAGATTGTCCAATATCTGCGCGGCGGTCGGCTTGTCACTGCGGCCATGCTGGCCGAGCGTTTGGAAGTATCCGAACGCACCATCTATCGCGACATTGCCGATCTACAGTCCACTGGCGTCCCAATCGATGGCGAAGCCGGTATCGGCTATATCATGCGCAGCGGCTTTGATCTGCCTCCACTGATGTTCACGCGGGAGGAAATTGTCGCTCTTGTCACCGGTGCTCGCATGGTGCGCGCCTGGGGCGGAACCGCGATGAGGACCGCGGCCGAAGAGGCGCTAGTGAAAATAGAAACGGTATTGCCAGAGAAAGAGCGCGACCGGGTTGGTGGTACAAAGATATTCGCACCCGAAATGGGCCTCGGCGAGCAAACCAGAAATGTGATTGACCGCTGCGAAGCCGCGATTGAAGCCCGCGATATACTGTCATTCGATTATCATGATGAAGAAGGCGCGGCGACCAGCCGGAATGTCCAGCCACTGGGCTTATGGTTTTGGGGCAAGACATGGACATTGGTGGCCTGGTGTGAATTGCGCGATGACTTTCGGATGTTCCGCCTCGACCGCATGGAAAAACTTACCAAAACCGGAACTACCTTCACGCCTGCACCCGAACGATCACTGGCTGAGATTCTCAGGCAGATCGAGGGTAAATACGGGAAGCAGGTCTAG
- a CDS encoding VOC family protein translates to MTEAKQNRLVWTEIPVTNLERASNFYETLLEAPLTKNEAGPQPIMMLPYEGENASSGHLYEGKPATEGDGITAHLAVDGYLDDAMKRVKKGGGEVVSEVILIPAGSFFYAKDTEGNSLGIFKN, encoded by the coding sequence ATGACCGAAGCAAAACAAAATCGTCTTGTCTGGACCGAAATTCCGGTCACCAATCTGGAAAGGGCAAGCAACTTTTATGAAACGCTGCTGGAAGCTCCGCTCACAAAAAATGAAGCGGGGCCCCAACCCATCATGATGTTGCCCTATGAAGGTGAGAATGCCTCATCCGGCCATCTTTACGAAGGAAAGCCAGCAACAGAAGGCGATGGAATTACCGCGCATCTCGCGGTCGACGGCTATCTTGATGATGCTATGAAGCGTGTGAAGAAGGGCGGCGGTGAAGTCGTATCGGAAGTCATACTCATTCCGGCTGGCTCCTTCTTCTATGCTAAAGATACCGAGGGCAATTCGCTCGGTATTTTCAAAAACTAA
- a CDS encoding DUF1428 family protein, with the protein MGYFQGFIIPVPEANKGAYLKMAQESVPLFTDYGAQRIVECWGSDVPRGELTDMYGAVKADKGENIVFSWIDWRTKEEFDKAHKDMGSDERMEQPAEIPFDGMRMIYSGFETLGESGAGGPTGYVQGYVAPVPRENREAFADMCKTMRDVAIDHGALHAADGWGPEIGDGKVTDFKTAVKAEAGEAIAFGYAEWPSKDAFEQGSEKMREDSRMPTPGAEMPMDGKRLIYGGFEVLLDTDRQ; encoded by the coding sequence ATGGGTTATTTTCAAGGATTCATCATTCCGGTTCCCGAAGCCAATAAGGGAGCTTACTTAAAAATGGCGCAAGAGTCCGTGCCGCTTTTTACCGATTATGGCGCCCAGCGGATTGTCGAATGTTGGGGATCGGACGTACCGAGAGGCGAACTTACCGATATGTACGGAGCGGTAAAGGCCGATAAGGGCGAGAATATTGTATTCTCCTGGATCGATTGGAGAACGAAGGAGGAGTTTGACAAGGCCCACAAAGACATGGGGAGCGACGAACGGATGGAACAGCCCGCAGAAATTCCGTTTGACGGCATGCGGATGATCTATTCAGGCTTTGAAACACTCGGTGAGAGCGGAGCAGGCGGCCCGACCGGTTATGTTCAGGGCTATGTCGCTCCGGTCCCAAGAGAGAACCGCGAAGCCTTTGCCGATATGTGCAAGACCATGCGTGATGTAGCAATTGATCATGGAGCCCTGCACGCGGCCGATGGTTGGGGCCCAGAAATCGGGGATGGCAAGGTTACCGATTTCAAAACGGCGGTAAAGGCCGAAGCCGGTGAAGCTATCGCTTTCGGTTATGCAGAATGGCCATCCAAAGACGCTTTTGAGCAAGGCTCAGAAAAAATGCGTGAGGACAGTCGTATGCCGACTCCGGGCGCAGAAATGCCAATGGATGGAAAACGCCTGATCTATGGTGGATTTGAGGTCCTTCTCGACACTGATCGTCAATAA
- the clpA gene encoding ATP-dependent Clp protease ATP-binding subunit ClpA: MPSFAESLEKTLHQALKNAADRSHEYATLEHLLLALIDDGDASQVMNACGVDLGELEDAVVLYLDSELDSLKVEKSIDPSPTSGFQRVVQRAILHVQSSGKDEVTGANVLVALFSERESYAVYFLQQQDMSRLDAVSFISHGVGKGGQSIDPAELSGGEESDEKKEAKSKKETALDQFTVNLNQKAKDGRIDPLIGRQAEVDRTVQILCRRSKNNPLYVGEPGVGKTAIAEGLALRIIEETVPDVLKPAIIYSLDMGSLLAGTRYRGDFEERLKQVVSELEKMPDAILFIDEIHTVIGAGATSGGAMDASNLLKPALSGGIIRCIGSTTYKEFRNHFEKDRALLRRFQKIDVNEPSVEDTIKILAGLRGAFEEHHKVRYAPDALKSAVELSTRYINDRKLPDKAIDVIDEVGAMQMLLPPSRRKKMITTKDIEAVIATMARIPPKSVSKDDKKTLENLDKDLKRVVFGQNAAIEKLSSAIKLSRAGLREPNKPIGNYLFSGPTGVGKTEVARQLSSIMGIPLKRFDMSEYMERHSVSRLIGAPPGYVGYDQGGLLTDAVDQNPHCVLLLDEIEKAHPDLFNILLQVMDNGKLTDHHGKTVDFRNVVLIMTTNAGASDMAKEGIGFGNVSKEDASDEAVKKMFTPEFRNRLDAIVPFAYLPPEVVSRVVEKFILELELQLADQNVHITLDDEAAQWLTERGYDKLYGARPMGRLIQEKIKQPLAEELLFGKLVNGGEVKVHLKDNELSFEVTPSAPSAKKKKKPAAKKKTPTKNK; this comes from the coding sequence ATGCCTTCATTCGCAGAATCGCTGGAAAAGACCCTTCATCAGGCTTTGAAAAATGCCGCAGATCGGTCTCATGAATATGCGACGCTGGAACATCTGTTGCTCGCTCTCATTGACGATGGCGATGCCTCACAGGTGATGAATGCCTGCGGAGTGGATCTTGGCGAGCTTGAAGATGCAGTGGTCCTGTATCTCGACAGCGAACTGGACTCACTGAAGGTGGAAAAGTCTATTGACCCCTCTCCGACATCCGGTTTCCAGAGAGTTGTCCAGCGTGCGATCTTACATGTCCAGTCGTCCGGTAAGGATGAAGTAACTGGCGCGAATGTGCTTGTAGCGCTGTTCTCCGAGCGCGAAAGCTATGCTGTTTACTTCCTTCAGCAACAGGATATGAGCCGATTGGATGCCGTTAGCTTTATCAGCCATGGCGTTGGCAAAGGCGGGCAATCAATTGACCCGGCCGAATTGTCCGGCGGTGAAGAAAGCGACGAGAAGAAAGAGGCGAAAAGCAAAAAAGAAACTGCGCTCGACCAGTTTACTGTCAATTTGAATCAGAAAGCCAAGGACGGAAGAATTGATCCCCTTATCGGTCGCCAGGCCGAAGTTGATCGTACGGTGCAAATTCTTTGTCGCCGTTCGAAAAACAATCCCCTTTATGTCGGTGAACCCGGTGTGGGCAAAACAGCCATTGCTGAAGGACTGGCGCTTCGTATTATCGAAGAAACTGTGCCAGATGTCCTGAAACCTGCGATCATCTATTCGTTGGATATGGGTTCCTTGCTCGCAGGCACGCGCTATCGCGGTGATTTTGAAGAACGACTGAAGCAGGTGGTTTCCGAACTGGAAAAAATGCCGGATGCGATTTTGTTCATTGATGAAATTCATACAGTGATTGGCGCTGGCGCGACCAGCGGCGGCGCAATGGATGCATCAAATCTGCTAAAGCCAGCCCTTTCAGGCGGCATCATCCGCTGCATCGGATCGACCACTTATAAAGAGTTTCGCAATCATTTCGAAAAAGACCGTGCCTTGCTGCGACGGTTCCAGAAAATTGATGTCAACGAACCTAGTGTCGAAGATACAATCAAAATTCTCGCGGGTCTTCGTGGTGCGTTCGAAGAACATCATAAGGTGCGTTACGCGCCAGATGCTCTGAAATCCGCAGTTGAACTTTCGACCCGTTATATCAACGACCGCAAACTACCGGACAAAGCGATCGACGTGATCGATGAGGTTGGCGCAATGCAAATGCTGTTGCCGCCTTCCCGCCGCAAGAAAATGATCACGACCAAGGATATTGAAGCGGTTATCGCGACGATGGCGCGTATCCCGCCCAAATCGGTATCGAAAGATGACAAGAAAACGCTCGAAAATCTCGATAAGGATCTCAAGCGTGTTGTCTTCGGTCAAAATGCGGCAATCGAAAAGCTTTCGAGCGCGATCAAACTGTCCCGTGCAGGCCTGCGTGAACCGAACAAGCCAATTGGCAACTATCTGTTCTCCGGTCCAACCGGCGTCGGTAAAACCGAAGTCGCCCGGCAGTTGTCTTCCATCATGGGCATTCCGCTCAAGCGCTTTGACATGTCCGAATATATGGAACGCCACAGCGTGTCTCGCCTTATCGGTGCACCTCCGGGCTATGTCGGCTATGATCAGGGCGGTTTGCTGACCGATGCTGTTGATCAAAATCCGCATTGCGTGTTGTTGCTCGACGAGATTGAAAAAGCCCATCCGGATCTGTTCAACATCCTGCTTCAGGTGATGGACAACGGTAAACTGACCGACCATCATGGCAAGACCGTCGATTTCCGGAATGTCGTTCTGATCATGACGACCAATGCCGGGGCATCTGATATGGCGAAAGAGGGCATTGGCTTTGGCAACGTGTCCAAGGAAGACGCCAGCGATGAGGCGGTGAAGAAGATGTTCACCCCCGAATTCCGCAACCGTCTGGATGCGATTGTCCCGTTCGCTTATCTTCCGCCTGAAGTTGTGTCACGAGTTGTTGAGAAATTCATTCTCGAACTCGAGTTGCAGTTGGCGGATCAGAATGTCCATATCACATTGGACGATGAAGCGGCCCAGTGGTTGACCGAGCGCGGCTATGACAAACTCTATGGGGCACGCCCGATGGGTCGTCTCATTCAGGAGAAGATCAAGCAACCACTGGCCGAAGAATTGCTGTTCGGCAAGTTGGTGAATGGCGGCGAAGTCAAGGTGCATTTGAAAGACAATGAGCTGAGCTTTGAGGTCACGCCGTCTGCGCCCTCAGCAAAGAAAAAGAAAAAACCGGCGGCAAAGAAAAAGACGCCAACCAAGAACAAATAA
- a CDS encoding DUF1192 family protein, with product MNDDEDLPRNANDPLNLLVKQDLDPFSVDELEKRISTLKNEISRCEAKKSFAVSHRASADSLFKKT from the coding sequence ATGAACGATGATGAAGATCTGCCGCGCAATGCCAACGATCCGCTCAATCTGCTGGTAAAACAAGACCTGGATCCCTTTTCTGTGGACGAACTGGAAAAGCGAATCTCAACCTTGAAAAACGAAATAAGTCGCTGTGAAGCCAAGAAGAGCTTTGCGGTTTCACATCGCGCGAGTGCTGACAGTCTGTTTAAAAAGACGTAA